A single genomic interval of Aedes aegypti strain LVP_AGWG chromosome 1, AaegL5.0 Primary Assembly, whole genome shotgun sequence harbors:
- the LOC110673995 gene encoding uncharacterized protein LOC110673995 translates to MTAFCDYRMECLRNDKKIASHRQRKMVMPAYPEVRTTVEVLRESEQSVEVNEDHLDEDECEDQISIIHEEDANEIAEAIDDDDDDEAYQLTDETSNVKEEPAFDDDHLMAVVEDSDPPDTGEASDMDKQEKVKKKRTRKVLIHDGHTYQLLSSRPKCDSITWGCIWRKTKGCRGTLGTKASGLIIGNVIPQHNHPVQPVDRMKQRKSIVMHAFREVENVYLNEPYEIIKNRIGGDMLVYNGDRYPYSHSRKDGCRIWKCSSHRKCTVSIYLCPDGRIFKLANSQHSEEKILQKRSRTSDGGGKDSAISDASANIEEIYPNPKGNFNYKIVKNANKRNVLIYEGDRYTFYYKKPNGWVVWRCTMAKGCMAMIYQLCDESVVVLGETTHNHLSVVETW, encoded by the coding sequence ATGACCGCTTTTTGCGACTACCGTATGGAATGTCTGAGAAACGACAAGAAAATAGCATCTCACAGACAACGCAAAATGGTGATGCCGGCATATCCAGAAGTACGGACTACTGTAGAAGTGTTACGGGAATCCGAGCAATCGGTAGAAGTAAACGAAGATCATTTAGATGAAGACGAATGTGAGGATCAGATCAGCATTATCCATGAGGAAGATGCTAATGAAATTGCTGAGGCaattgatgacgatgatgatgatgaagcgTATCAACTCACGGATGAAACATCGAATGTGAAGGAGGAACCAGCCTTCGATGATGATCACCTCATGGCCGTAGTCGAAGACAGCGATCCTCCCGATACAGGCGAAGCATCTGATATGGATAAACAGGAAAAAGTGAAAAAGAAAAGAACACGAAAAGTCCTGATCCATGATGGCCATACGTATCAACTGCTATCTTCGCGCCCAAAATGTGACTCGATCACGTGGGGATGCATTTGGCGGAAAACGAAAGGATGCCGGGGCACTCTGGGTACAAAAGCCAGCGGTTTAATAATTGGCAATGTAATTCCACAGCATAACCATCCAGTTCAGCCGGTCGATAGAATGAAACAACGGAAATCGATCGTTATGCATGCTTTTCGGGAAGTCGAAAACGTCTACCTCAATGAACCGTACGAGATCATTAAGAATCGAATCGGGGGTGATATGCTCGTATACAACGGAGATCGATATCCTTACTCTCACAGTCGCAAGGACGGTTGTCGCATATGGAAGTGCAGCTCCCACCGAAAATGTACGGTTTCGATCTATCTCTGTCCGGATGGACGAATTTTCAAATTGGCCAACAGTCAACATTCCGAGGAGAAAATTTTGCAGAAAAGAAGCCGCACATCGGATGGTGGAGGCAAAGACTCCGCAATCAGTGATGCATCAGCCAACATCGAAGAGATCTATCCGAACCCGAAAGGAAACTTTAACTACAAGATAGTGAAGAATGCCAATAAGCGGAACGTGCTCATCTACGAAGGGGACCGTTACACCTTCTACTATAAGAAACCAAACGGATGGGTTGTGTGGAGGTGCACAATGGCAAAAGGATGCATGGCCATGATATATCAGCTTTGCGATGAATCAGTGGTCGTGTTGGGCGAAACAACTCATAATCATCTGAGCGTTGTCGAAACCTGGTAG